One Methanococcus aeolicus Nankai-3 DNA segment encodes these proteins:
- a CDS encoding malate dehydrogenase, which produces MEISIIGASGKIGTAISVLLAKEKYVRHINLISREKSLDKLKGLKLDIYDAIAAEELDVEISVHDEKDLSVVCNSKITIIPAGAPRTGDMTRLDLAKKNAGIVKRYAKDIGKTCDTKLFMITNPVDVMTHKALIESGYDKSQVFGLGTHLDSMRFKVAIAKYFNAHIGDVRTRIIGEHGDSMVPLISSTAIGGIPITRLPEYKDFPYNEVVDFVKNGGKRIIQLKGGSEYGPASAVLNVVRCIANDNKKYLTLSTYLDGELDGIKDVCIGVPVVIGKKGIERIVPIELDEKEFNDFKKSVEIVKRYWNEVKGI; this is translated from the coding sequence ATGGAAATATCAATAATAGGGGCGTCAGGAAAAATAGGAACTGCAATATCTGTATTACTTGCAAAGGAAAAATATGTAAGGCATATTAATTTAATATCACGGGAAAAATCACTGGATAAGTTAAAGGGACTTAAATTGGATATATACGATGCCATAGCCGCAGAAGAATTAGATGTTGAAATCTCTGTTCATGATGAGAAAGATCTTTCGGTAGTTTGCAATAGTAAAATTACAATAATTCCAGCCGGAGCTCCGAGGACAGGAGATATGACAAGGTTGGATTTAGCTAAAAAAAATGCGGGAATTGTAAAAAGATATGCAAAAGATATAGGTAAAACTTGCGATACAAAATTATTTATGATTACAAATCCTGTTGATGTGATGACACATAAGGCACTTATTGAAAGTGGATATGATAAAAGCCAAGTTTTTGGTTTGGGGACTCATCTTGACTCCATGAGGTTTAAGGTGGCAATTGCAAAATATTTTAATGCACATATCGGAGATGTTAGAACCAGAATAATTGGGGAGCATGGGGATAGTATGGTTCCATTAATTAGCTCCACGGCGATAGGGGGGATACCAATAACAAGATTGCCAGAATATAAGGATTTTCCATATAATGAAGTGGTGGATTTTGTTAAAAATGGGGGAAAACGGATTATACAATTAAAAGGAGGTTCTGAGTATGGTCCAGCATCTGCGGTGTTAAATGTGGTTAGATGCATTGCAAATGATAATAAAAAATATTTAACATTATCCACATACCTTGACGGTGAATTAGATGGTATAAAAGATGTATGTATTGGTGTTCCCGTAGTAATTGGAAAAAAAGGAATAGAAAGAATTGTTCCTATTGAATTGGATGAAAAGGAATTTAACGACTTTAAAAAATCTGTTGAAATTGTAAAAAGATATTGGAATGAAGTTAAAGGTATTTAA
- the eno gene encoding phosphopyruvate hydratase yields the protein MLKNMDNSFDILDIKAREVIDSRGNPTVEVEVLTAGGYGSAIVPSGASTGTHEAVELRDKSQRFGGKGVLVAVDNVNSIIAPELIGFDSRTQREIDTYMIELDRTANKGKLGANAILAVSMAVAKAAASTASLPLYKYIGGCNSYIMPVPMMNVINGGEHAGNALEFQEFMIMPVGADSISEAIRMCAETYHTLKKVIVSKYGKNASNVGDEGGFAPPVSDIRETLDLLTDAVKMAGYEDEITFALDCAASEFYNKDDNKYIVKGAPLSSDQLISLYKEICDEYPVISIEDPLDEEDFEGFASLTKELKGVQIVGDDLFVTNTERLKKGIEMGAGNALLLKVNQIGTLSESIDAANLAFRNGYGVVVSHRSGESEDNTIADISVALNAGQIKTGAPARGERTAKYNQLIRIEEEIGYPKYAGKNIRCPF from the coding sequence TTGTTAAAAAATATGGATAATTCTTTTGATATTTTAGATATTAAAGCAAGAGAAGTTATAGACTCAAGAGGAAACCCTACCGTAGAGGTTGAGGTATTAACCGCAGGTGGATATGGTAGTGCCATAGTTCCAAGTGGTGCATCAACGGGAACCCATGAAGCCGTAGAATTGAGAGACAAAAGCCAGAGATTTGGTGGAAAAGGAGTTTTAGTTGCTGTGGATAATGTCAATAGTATTATTGCACCTGAATTAATCGGATTTGATTCAAGAACGCAAAGGGAAATTGATACCTATATGATAGAATTGGATAGAACGGCAAATAAAGGAAAATTAGGAGCTAATGCAATACTTGCCGTATCAATGGCAGTGGCAAAAGCAGCAGCAAGCACGGCATCACTTCCATTATACAAATACATTGGTGGATGTAATTCATATATTATGCCTGTTCCAATGATGAATGTTATTAATGGAGGGGAGCATGCGGGAAATGCCCTTGAATTCCAAGAATTTATGATTATGCCCGTTGGAGCAGATTCAATCAGCGAAGCCATAAGAATGTGTGCTGAAACATACCACACACTAAAAAAAGTGATAGTTAGCAAATATGGGAAAAATGCTTCAAATGTTGGAGATGAAGGAGGATTTGCACCACCGGTAAGCGATATAAGGGAAACACTTGATTTATTAACCGATGCCGTTAAAATGGCAGGTTATGAAGATGAAATTACATTTGCTTTGGATTGTGCGGCAAGTGAATTTTACAATAAAGATGATAACAAATATATTGTAAAGGGAGCTCCTTTATCTTCCGACCAACTTATTTCATTATATAAAGAAATATGTGATGAATATCCAGTAATATCCATAGAAGACCCACTTGATGAGGAGGACTTTGAAGGATTTGCCTCACTTACCAAAGAATTAAAAGGAGTTCAAATAGTTGGGGACGATTTATTTGTTACAAACACAGAGAGATTGAAAAAGGGAATAGAAATGGGAGCTGGAAATGCCTTATTATTAAAGGTAAATCAGATAGGAACACTATCAGAATCAATAGATGCGGCAAATCTTGCTTTTAGAAATGGATATGGTGTGGTTGTATCCCACAGAAGTGGGGAAAGTGAGGATAACACAATTGCAGATATTTCCGTTGCTTTAAATGCGGGACAGATTAAAACGGGAGCTCCTGCGAGAGGGGAAAGGACAGCCAAATATAATCAATTAATTAGGATTGAAGAAGAAATAGGATATCCTAAGTATGCAGGTAAAAATATTAGATGTCCTTTTTAA
- a CDS encoding gamma carbonic anhydrase family protein: MNNNINNEYSSSVQIAKNATVLGGVILEDYVNVWYGAVIRADVDKITIKKGSNIQDNCVIHCSKGYPTEIGEYVSVGHGAVVHGCKIGNNVIVGMNATILNGAKIGNNCIIGANTLITQHKEIPDNSLVVGAPGNAIRTITEDEILDIKDNALRYIELSKNMQ, encoded by the coding sequence TTGAATAATAATATTAATAATGAATACAGCAGTTCAGTTCAAATTGCAAAAAATGCTACTGTATTGGGCGGCGTAATACTTGAAGACTATGTAAATGTTTGGTATGGTGCAGTTATACGGGCAGATGTGGATAAAATAACCATTAAAAAAGGTTCCAACATTCAAGATAATTGCGTAATTCACTGTTCAAAAGGATATCCAACCGAAATAGGAGAATATGTATCGGTTGGACATGGTGCTGTTGTTCATGGTTGTAAAATTGGCAATAATGTGATTGTTGGTATGAATGCCACCATACTTAACGGTGCAAAAATAGGAAACAACTGCATCATTGGGGCAAATACACTTATTACACAGCATAAAGAAATACCAGATAATAGTCTTGTTGTGGGAGCTCCCGGGAACGCAATAAGAACAATTACGGAAGACGAAATATTGGATATTAAAGATAATGCACTGAGATACATAGAATTGTCTAAAAATATGCAATAG
- a CDS encoding helix-turn-helix domain-containing protein, producing MPMMRTYKFRIYPSKSIQETIEEHLNICRYLHNYLLEQKTKNPKLNKMDTQKLITEHKKENPELKKVHSKVLQISKNLFEIFIRFSRYARK from the coding sequence ATGCCAATGATGAGGACTTATAAGTTCAGGATTTACCCATCCAAGAGTATCCAAGAAACAATAGAAGAGCACTTAAACATTTGTAGATACCTCCATAATTACCTTTTAGAACAAAAAACTAAAAATCCGAAACTAAACAAAATGGATACTCAAAAACTAATCACAGAGCATAAAAAGGAGAATCCTGAACTTAAAAAAGTCCATTCTAAAGTCCTTCAAATCTCAAAAAATCTCTTCGAGATTTTTATACGATTTTCTCGCTACGCTCGAAAATAG
- a CDS encoding RNA-guided endonuclease InsQ/TnpB family protein codes for MFSLRSKIVNNKLWGNLKALGKLKQNGHKVGKLRFKSSKNHYKTIEYNQSGFKIKDNKLYLSKIGEISIKLHRKIKGVIKGVIIKKEPTDKWFAFFQVEEELNPLPKTNKVVGIDLGINAYTVDSDGNKFENPKFIDETLDKIKKVQKNLSRKVRGSNNYKKTKLKLIKVYDKLNNQKNDFLHKLSRYYINNYDKIVLEDLNIKSMVKNRKSQKTLNRHIIDGSWRKFINLLLYKAEGAGREVILINPAHTSKKCSNCGCVVDKLKLSDRIFFCPNCSWKIDRDYNASLNILKSGLGESVVPAEGKPLLRVIPYMKVISGQVSPMSQEALPEGRGLRKPKGFRSTPSVREG; via the coding sequence ATTTTCTCGCTACGCTCGAAAATAGTAAATAATAAACTTTGGGGGAATCTTAAAGCGTTAGGAAAACTAAAACAGAATGGTCATAAAGTAGGTAAATTAAGATTCAAATCATCTAAAAACCATTACAAAACGATAGAATACAATCAATCAGGTTTTAAGATTAAGGATAACAAACTTTACTTATCTAAAATAGGAGAAATTTCCATAAAACTACATAGAAAAATTAAAGGAGTAATCAAAGGAGTAATCATAAAAAAAGAACCAACTGATAAATGGTTTGCCTTCTTTCAAGTGGAAGAAGAACTTAACCCACTACCTAAAACCAATAAGGTTGTAGGTATAGATTTGGGAATTAATGCCTACACCGTTGATTCAGACGGGAACAAGTTTGAAAATCCCAAATTCATAGATGAAACATTAGATAAAATAAAGAAAGTCCAAAAGAACCTATCTCGAAAGGTTAGGGGTTCTAATAACTATAAAAAGACCAAATTAAAACTTATTAAAGTTTATGATAAACTGAACAATCAGAAAAATGATTTCCTTCATAAATTATCAAGATACTACATAAATAACTATGATAAAATAGTTTTAGAGGACTTAAACATTAAGTCCATGGTTAAAAACAGAAAAAGCCAGAAGACCTTAAATCGTCATATTATTGACGGTTCTTGGCGTAAATTCATAAATCTACTTCTCTATAAGGCGGAGGGTGCTGGTAGAGAGGTAATACTCATAAATCCTGCTCATACTTCTAAAAAATGTTCCAACTGCGGTTGTGTTGTTGATAAATTAAAATTATCCGATAGAATCTTTTTTTGTCCAAACTGCAGTTGGAAAATTGATAGGGATTACAACGCATCCTTGAATATATTAAAGTCAGGGCTTGGAGAGTCCGTTGTGCCTGCGGAGGGGAAACCTCTACTCAGAGTTATACCTTATATGAAAGTAATCTCTGGGCAAGTATCCCCTATGAGTCAGGAAGCCTTGCCCGAAGGGCGAGGGCTACGAAAACCGAAAGGTTTTCGTTCAACCCCGTCCGTAAGGGAGGGGTAA